The Candidatus Thermokryptus mobilis sequence CATAACCAGGTAGTTGATCCGACATCAAGAATAAGCGCAAATGTTAACATTTCAACCAACAATTATTTTCGTGCGACTGGGACTACCATCAGAGATGTCCTTCAGCAGACATTGATTTCAAATGTGAGCTACTCAAAAACATTTGAGGGCATAAACGGTTCAATTTCAATAAATGCTTTTAGATCACAGGACCTTAACACTGGGAATGTTGATGAGATTTTGCCTGAAATTTCTTTCTCACTCCCACAAGTTTTTCCATTTGCCACCAAAAGCTCAGCGCTTGGGGGTTACGAACAATGGTATGAAAAGATAAGTTTTGGATATTCAAGTAGATTTGTCAACAGTAGAAGCACAGCCAAAACGAAGCAGTTTAGGTATGGTGTTGCGCACAATTTTAGAGTAAATTTTGTCCCGACGATCAGATATTTCAATGTCACACCTTTCTTCACATACAATGAGAACTGGTATGATAGGCGAGTTGTGAAATTTTATAACCCTGAAACGAGACAAGTTGAGTCAAGAGTGCAGAGGGGATTTTTCCAGGCGAGATATTTCAATTTTGGTGTTTCACTTAGCACAAGGATTTACGGCATTTGGCAACCGGAAGTTTTTGGGGTATCTGGATTTAGACACACATTAATGCCGTCGGTTTCGTTTGTTTATCAGCCGGATTTTTCAGCACCCTTTTGGAGAAATTACGGCAGTTATGTGGATTCAACGGGACGAGTTGTGAAGTATGATTATTTTGAGAATTCACTCTTCGGTGGGGCGCCGATCGGGAAATCACAATCAGTTGGCATTTCAATAGGTAACATATTTGAGATGAAGACATCGGCGAGGGATTCTTTAGGGAATCAAAAGAAGTATCAGCTTTTAAATCTGAATTTATCTCTGACATATAACTTTGTTGCTCCGAACAAAAAACTATCTCCACTTTTTGCTACGGCGAGGACGAACATCGCTGGTATTGATATATTTTCAAGTGCGGTGTTTGATTTCTATAAGTTCAAAAGCACTGAGCCATTGATTAAAACTGGAAGAGTTGCAAGGATGACGAATTTCAACCTTTCTTTTTCATTTTCGCTGACTGGGAGTAGGCGAGATGAATCAAACAGAATGCAGGGGATAGAAGGGGCTGGAGAGGGTTTCTTAAGAGGGCGTGAATTCTTTAAACCTGGATTTGATTTCAGCTGGAATTTATCTTTTGGTTTTGATTTTTCACTTAACCGCTTTGATCCCGCGCAGACATATAAATCGTCAAGTTTAAGGTTTACATTTGGGTTTGATGTAACGAAAAATTGGCGGATAATGGGCAGTGGAAGTTATGATTTTGTTTCAAAGCAGTTGCTTGTCCCAAGCATAAGCATTTATCGCGATTTGCATTGTTGGGAGGCGAATTTTGAGTGGAGACCTGTTGGCTATGTGAAGGGATTTGACCTTGAGATAAGGGTAAAGGCGCCGCAGTTGAGAGATTTAAAAATTGTGAAACGGAAAACGAGCATAGGTCGTTGAAATTTTTCTTAAAAAATCCCTTGCTAAACTTAAAAATTGTTTTTAACTTTTTTAAAAACAAAATTGTGAAGTCAAAGTGCAATCGGAGATAAACAGAGGTGTTTTAGGGGAAATACTTGACGAGATAAAGCCGAGTTCATCCGAAAAGCAGAGGATAAGAAATGTTGCTGTGATAGGTGTTGGAGTGATGGGGCGTGGTATTGTGCAGACGATCGCTCAGGCGGGTTTTGATGTTATAGCGGTTGAAAAAGATGAAGAATCATTAAACCTTGCTAAGGAGAAACTTGAAGAGGCGCTTGATTATGAGATTCAAAGATGGGCGATGACGAAAAGTGAGAAAAAGTCAATCCTTTCAAGGATTGATTGGACAACAGAGATTGAGGATGTTAAGGAGTGTGAGCTTGTGATTGAGGCGGTTGATGAGGATTTTGAGCTTAAAAAAGCGATTTTCAAAAAGCTTGATCAAATTTGCCCACCGCATACAATTTTCGTCTCAAATACCTCAACCCTTTCACTTACGAAAATTTCTGAGGTTACGAAGCGAGCGGATAAAATCATCGGGATGCACTTTCTCAATCCGGTTCCAAAGGTTCCACTTGTTGAACTTGTTCGTGCGCTTAAAACATCTGACGAGACTTTCAAAAAGGTCAAAACCTTTGCTGAGCAGATAGGGAAAACGGTTGTTGAAGTTTATGAATATCCCGGTTTCGTGACAACGCGTGTTATATTGCCCATGTTAAACGAGGCAATGCATGTTCTAATGGAGGGAATAGCAACAGCGGAAGGTATTGATACGGCGATGAAGCTCGGTTATAACTTTCAAATGGGTCCACTTGAAATGGCTGATACTATGGGACTTGATGAAGTTTTGACTTGGATGGAAACGCTTTATAAGGAGCTTGGTGAGAAGTATAGACCTTGTCCAATTTTAAGGAAACTTGTCAGGGAAGGGAAACTCGGGAAAAAAACAGGCGAGGGCTTTTTCAAATATGATGAATATGGGAGAAAAATAGGGGAAAAGTAAAATTTATTTTAGGATGAAACAATATGAGGCAGTTATAAAAGTTATGGAAGAGAATGGCGGATTCGCTACTTTAAGTTATTTATATGAAAAAGCACCTAAGGTCCCGGGGGTGGTTTGGAAAACTAAGACACCTTTTGCAAGTATTCGCAGAATCGTTCAAGACGATAGGTTCTTTTTTAAGATAAAACCGGGTCTTTGGGCATTGAAAACTCATAAAAATAAACTGCCAGCTGAGGTCCTTTCGCTAATTGAAGAAGGTGAAAAGATAGAAGGTGAAGGAAAGTCTACTCATTCTTACTATCAGGGCTTGCTTGTTGAAATAGGTAATATTAAGGGGTTCAAAACATATGTTCCCCCGCAAGATAAAAACAAGAAGTTTTTGGGTAAATACCTGAAAGAGTTAACAAGTTTGGAGACAATTCTTGAATTCACTTATAGAGACATCATACGAAGGGTTAAGTCCATTGATGTGTTTTGGTTCAATGATAGGAGATTTCCCTCGTGTGTTTTTGAGATAGAACACTCAACGGATTTCAAAAATGCTTTGCTAAAATTCTTAGAACTTCAAGATTTCAATGTGCAGATGTATATTGTTTCTCCAAAGCAGAGGCAGAGGGAATTCTCGTATATAATCAACTTTTCCAGTTTTGATCCCATAAAGGAAAGAGTTAAGTTTGTAAGTTACGAAGAGGTTGCTCAATGGCATGCGAGAGTTTTTGAATTGAAGTTAATTGAGAGTAAAATTGCGTAGAGATGAATAAAAACACAAAAAGCAACGTGGAGGGGTAGATGAAGGTTCTTGTATTAAATTCGGGAAGTTCTTCAATTAAGTATCAATTTATTGAAACGACAACTCGTCAGGTCCTTGCAAGGGGTCAAGTTGAGAGAATTGGCATGGACGATGCTGTTCTTTCCCATGTTAGAATTGATGGCGATACTGTTAAATTTAGCGCTGAAATACTTGACCATAACATTGCTATTGAGTATGTGGTTGCGATTCTTTTGAGCAAAAATCACGGTGTGATAAAAGATAAATCCGAAATTGAAGCGGTTGGGCATAGGGTTGTTCACGGAGGCGAGGAGTTTTCAGGGTCTGTTTTGGTAACTGATGAGGTCATTGAGAAGATAAAAGAAAACATTGAACTTGCACCGCTTCACAACCCACATAACTTGCGTGGGATAATCGCCTGTAAGAGGTTGCTGCCGGATACGCCGCAAGTGGCTGTATTTGACACCGCGTTTCATCAAAAGATGCCTGAACATGCATTTATTTATGGTTTGCCTTATGAACTTTACAAAAAATATAAAATAAGAAGATACGGCTTTCATGGAACTTCACATAGATATGTATCAAAAAGGGCAAGCGAGATACTTGGCGTTCCAATTGAAAAGTTGAGGATAATAACTGCTCATCTTGGTAATGGCTGCAGTATGGCAGCTGTTATGTACGGTGTTTCGGTTGACACTACGATGGGATTTACACCGCTTGAGGGGTTGTTGATGGGAACACGCTCTGGGGATATTGACCCGGCAATAGTTTTATATATCATGGGGAAAGAAGGTTTATCAATGGCTGAGGTGAACGCGTTGCTTAACAAACATAGCGGTTTGCTTGGGATTTCTGGTGTTAGTAGCGATATGAGGGAAATCATTGAGGAGATGAGAAATGGAAATCCGCGCGCAAGGCTTGCCTTTGATGTTTTTTGTTATCGCATCAAAAAATATATCGGCGCTTATTCAGCTGTTATGGGTGGTGTTGATGCAATAGTTTTCACCGCTGGTATTGGTGAGAATAGCCCAGATGTAAGAAAAAAGATATGTGAAGGACTTGAATTTCTCGGGATAAAAATTGACGACGAGAAAAACAACTCACCTGAAAGAGAAAAAATTATAACTACAGATGACTCACTTGTAAAGGTTCTCGTCATCCCGACAAACGAAGAACTTGTTATAGCGCTTGATACGGCGGAGATAGTAAGCAAAGTTTTGGCAAACACAAAATGAAATGAATCACTCGTGAGCTTCGTACCAGTTTTTTCCAATACCTATATCAACAACAAGTGGGACATCAAGTTGAAGGGCATTTTGCATTTTATCAATGACGATCTCTTTTAAATCTTCAACCTCATCTGGAGCTACATCAAAGACAAGCTCATCGTGAACCTGTAAAATCATCTTTGATTTAAATTTGTGTTTTTTCATTTCGTTATAAATTCTGACCATCGCGAGTTTTATCAAATCAGCCGCTGTTCCTTGAATTCTCATATTTATCGCTGTTCTTTCGGCA is a genomic window containing:
- a CDS encoding putative LPS assembly protein LptD, translating into MKFLCLNIIALLTFALSLYSQNQIDTAKTKRSDIDTVVVYSAIDSAIYDVENRQMFLFGRADVRYKTMRLRSAGVSMNLDSAVLQAYGLPDSTGEKFTGLPILNDGGEEYHGFKLAYNFKTQKGRITQATTQMENAFYYGDRIKKVDKDVLFVYKGRYTTCDADEPHYYIEGREMKILINDKVIARPVVLYIEDIPVFILPFGVFPSKSGRRSGFIPPVWGQTSNSGFYFKRFGYYWAMSDYTDFTTTFDWYTRGGWQVASDFRYALRYKFSGAIGFAFANFYTGEEKDPDRFSSKEWRLNLIHNQVVDPTSRISANVNISTNNYFRATGTTIRDVLQQTLISNVSYSKTFEGINGSISINAFRSQDLNTGNVDEILPEISFSLPQVFPFATKSSALGGYEQWYEKISFGYSSRFVNSRSTAKTKQFRYGVAHNFRVNFVPTIRYFNVTPFFTYNENWYDRRVVKFYNPETRQVESRVQRGFFQARYFNFGVSLSTRIYGIWQPEVFGVSGFRHTLMPSVSFVYQPDFSAPFWRNYGSYVDSTGRVVKYDYFENSLFGGAPIGKSQSVGISIGNIFEMKTSARDSLGNQKKYQLLNLNLSLTYNFVAPNKKLSPLFATARTNIAGIDIFSSAVFDFYKFKSTEPLIKTGRVARMTNFNLSFSFSLTGSRRDESNRMQGIEGAGEGFLRGREFFKPGFDFSWNLSFGFDFSLNRFDPAQTYKSSSLRFTFGFDVTKNWRIMGSGSYDFVSKQLLVPSISIYRDLHCWEANFEWRPVGYVKGFDLEIRVKAPQLRDLKIVKRKTSIGR
- a CDS encoding 3-hydroxyacyl-CoA dehydrogenase family protein, with the translated sequence MLDEIKPSSSEKQRIRNVAVIGVGVMGRGIVQTIAQAGFDVIAVEKDEESLNLAKEKLEEALDYEIQRWAMTKSEKKSILSRIDWTTEIEDVKECELVIEAVDEDFELKKAIFKKLDQICPPHTIFVSNTSTLSLTKISEVTKRADKIIGMHFLNPVPKVPLVELVRALKTSDETFKKVKTFAEQIGKTVVEVYEYPGFVTTRVILPMLNEAMHVLMEGIATAEGIDTAMKLGYNFQMGPLEMADTMGLDEVLTWMETLYKELGEKYRPCPILRKLVREGKLGKKTGEGFFKYDEYGRKIGEK
- a CDS encoding acetate/propionate family kinase, with amino-acid sequence MKVLVLNSGSSSIKYQFIETTTRQVLARGQVERIGMDDAVLSHVRIDGDTVKFSAEILDHNIAIEYVVAILLSKNHGVIKDKSEIEAVGHRVVHGGEEFSGSVLVTDEVIEKIKENIELAPLHNPHNLRGIIACKRLLPDTPQVAVFDTAFHQKMPEHAFIYGLPYELYKKYKIRRYGFHGTSHRYVSKRASEILGVPIEKLRIITAHLGNGCSMAAVMYGVSVDTTMGFTPLEGLLMGTRSGDIDPAIVLYIMGKEGLSMAEVNALLNKHSGLLGISGVSSDMREIIEEMRNGNPRARLAFDVFCYRIKKYIGAYSAVMGGVDAIVFTAGIGENSPDVRKKICEGLEFLGIKIDDEKNNSPEREKIITTDDSLVKVLVIPTNEELVIALDTAEIVSKVLANTK